cttctcttttttctgttGACAGGCGGATCACTTGATCTCACAGGACGGGTTATAAGTGTACAGCTGTCGATCGAAAACCACTCAACCCAGATTCCCCCACCCGACGCGGGGTGTAAAtacattcatttctctttctcatcagcAACAGAAGGAGGCAGcgtgagtgagtgagtgcGAGAGCCACCAAAGCACTGTGTCGAATCTGTATGCACGGCTTGAGTCAGTGGACTTGTAATTTGATCCAGTTTTCGTTATTGTCTTCAGCTTGACTTAATTGAGGCTGTGTGGAACTCTTCACTTTCAGCTCGGTGCCTAGAGGGTGGATCATTACCTAGAGCAAATCATCAAACCAGCCGTCCACTCCATTCGCTGATAACGATACATGATTTATATAGAACGTGCTTCACCAGTAACTTCATCTTGTCCGCCTTTGCGATATACTTACTCTTCATTATCGCACCATTACAACACGGTGTATAGACCCACTTGCTTTCTACACGATGCTCCCCTTTCGCTTCCGTGGACTCCGACGCAGACAGTCGAATTCCTCTAATGACGAGCCCGAGCCTCCATCTAATATGGGCAACCAAAACAGTACCGCTGATGACAGTCATGGGCCGACTGACTCTGAGATCTTCTACCCCGAATTCTACGATGTGCTTAAGGTTCGGTATCTGCTGCGATGGAAGATAATCCCTGAAGGGCTACCCGTTGAGATTGTGGATCTGATCGTGGATGCGGCCGAATATTGGCCCTCCATCGAGGCTACATTGGACCAAAAGAGAATTATTCACCAGGACAGAGATCAGGTGTTGGTCAGGACAGCACCACTGTGCTATGATGAAAAGGTATACTGCATACTCTCCAGGCCTTCTTGACCTGGCATATCTCTCCAGTAGCTTTGATCGCTGACATCGCGTAGACATTGGGAAGTGACTCGCCTAAAGTGCTCCCTCACCGGACTGTTCATCCTTGTCGGAAGattgtcttctccatcgcctcGCATGACCAGGGCTTTGCTAACAGTGGGCGTGGCACGTTTGACGGATCCTATACTTGGTTTGACACCGAAGTTGTCCCCTTCGAGAAGTTGCCGACGCCTGGAGATTCGTCTGTTCCTGAACAAGATGCGAATGGGGTCCGGTTTGGGCCCgatcatcctcttctcctgcccAGCTCCCACAAACTCCAGGCGAATCGAACGGCGGTGAGGGGAACCCAGCATTATCATATCACCTGGCATCATCTCGATAACATCAGCGCCGATTCACCGGAAGCGGAGGAAATCCAGCATAACCAAGGTCGAGGACGAGCCACGCTCGATGGAAGTCAAGTCCGTAATTTGCAAATTGGCGATACGATTGCCGTCTGGGGTCGAGCGCGATTCGGGGCGTGGTCGAACCATGTGGAACGGTTGTCGGTACGGGTATTTTGGGCTGTGTAGAGCTGGGGGTGCTTCGTTGTCCCCTGCGTCTCCCGGCTGGACTGGTACAGATATACATAGCATCATTGAGAGGAATGCTGCGCTGATTCAGGTGTGATTATGTATACGATAGTAAATAACTAGATATAAAGGCAGGACCTTTTGAGATAATGTTGGATAATTGGATTAACAGGGTTACTCATGAATTGCATATAGATgttctttatcttttatgTCTTTCCTATGATGGATGAATGCATAAAGGACATACTCAGTCTCATACTAATTAATATCCAATGGTCATGCGGATCCCGAGTCATAGGATGAGAGATCCAATTCAGGAATAGGGTGACGGCCTTTCGAATCAGGCCGCCAGCAATAACCTCATTCCTTTGAGAAATCACGCAATTGCGCCAAGACTGAGACGATCCACCACTAACTCATCTGAATATAAGGTCCTCGCTTCCTCCATCGCCAGACGCTTCAAAAGGATCCTCTGTTTTCGCGATCGAAGGAGACAACTTGGCAGTCACTCGGGCTATGGAACTGAGACTttgatctcttcttcgaccCTCACCCCTTGAATCttgcttcgtcttcgccTCTTTCGCCAGCCCAAGACACGACACGACCAGCATGTGACCTCCGACGGAAAGCGCTCAAGGATTTGCCTGCGAGTGGGGCTGATTCGTCAGGTCGCGCAACAATTGGCTTATTTGAGGGAGAATAATTGGCGACTACTAGCCTACGGTTACGAGGGTATCACCGCCTGATACGGGAGCTGCGTCaactgaggatgaggagttgTACATCTCGCCCGAGAGCGCCGTCCTTTCGGCCTTGAAGCCGCGTTTCCACACAAACGATCCCTAAAGTGCCAGTCACGAATGACCGATTCTGGCGGCTGTCATTCGCTCTGTCCCGTCCGCTTGGTCGTTTTCTCCATGTGCCTTCCCCTCTCGTCTAGACCCAAGGCACAATGACGACGCTCCCTAGCTTGTTTTGCCGAGAATTACACCGGTGTTTCCATACATTCCACCCCTGGGCATTCTCCCCATAAATTTTGGCGTTCTCCCAGCGTTTTCTCACCCAATCTTTCTCTGGGTTCTACCATCGCAAAACGTGCATTATTTCTATGCCACAAAACGCTCTATTTCGTtcctgatatccttgaaAAAACACAATTCACACCACATATACGGCCTCGGAAAATGAATTCACAGAGATGTGCCGCGGTCGTCGTGGGAGCCGGCCCCGCCGGTCTCGCCGTTATTGGAAATCTATTGGAGAAGCAACTAGGGGGGAAGATCGCCTGGATTGATCCATACTTTCAGGCTGGTCGGGTGAATCGCAAGTACCGCGAAGTGCCTAGGTGAGTGTTTCTGTCTGGCAGCCTGACTTCATGAAAGGCGTCGGATGAGGAGCGCTCAGCTGACTTGTTTTGGTGCCGGCTCAGTAACACCAAAGTCGCCCTGTTCCAAGCGTATGCCACAGCAGTCCAGCCCTTCCGCTCCGTAATCAACAGCACCCGTATCCCTAGTCCATTCTCAACGATGGCCAAACTCGATCAAGAGAAGACCTGCCACCTGCATCATGCGGCAGACATGGTTCGTGCCTTGACAGAGGGCATCACTAAGATGGACCAGGTTTATGCGTGTCGGGGGTATGTCACGGCTGCCAACCTGGTAGAGAAAGTCAGTATAAAGTCCCGTATAGAGGGCCATCCCAGGAGATCTCGTGCACTGTGTAGCTAATCGTTGTCCTTGTCGCTCTTAGACTTCGTCTTGGACCGTTCGGATCCAACGTGCGGACCACCTCGACGAAGTTGAGGTCATTACCCCTAGACTCATCTTGTGTACGGGATCGTCGCCGACAGAGGTGCCGATCCCGGTGTGTGGACAGCACATCGAGAGGCTGGATCTAGATGTAGTACTCAAACCTAGTGACCTCGTCTCGTATCTTCCCCGCAATGAGCCCCAGACTGTGGGggttgttggagcttccCATAGTGCCATTCTGGCGCTCCTCAACCTGGTAGATCTGGCCCGCAGTACCCACCCTCAGCTCCGCATTAAGTGGTTTACTCGGCATCCGCTGAGGTATGCCGAGTACATGGATGGCTGGATTCTGCGGGACAACACCGGCCTGAAGGGTTCCGCCGCCGACTTTGCACGACAACAGCTGGAGGAGGACAAACTCCCTCAGTCCGAAGCCGGCCGGTTCATCACCAAGGTGGACTGCGGAGGCGGCCAGGAAGCAGCGCAGTATGAGCGGCATCTGCCGTCGTGCACCCACCTGGTGCAAGCTGTAGGATTTACTCGGGATCCCCTTCCCGAGCTGTCAGTGAATGGCCGTCTTCTCGATCCTGAATTTGACTCGGTGTCAGGTGGCTTCCATGATGCGACAGGCCGTGTCGTCCCGGGTTTGCATGGAGCAGGAATCGCATTCCCGGAACGAGTGGTCGATCCCTACGGCAATGTTGAACATGCCGTTGGGTTCTGGAAGTTCATGAAGTTTATCAAGAGAGTCAGTCCCCAGTGGACAGCATGATGGTGGTTTTCTTTAAATAGTGATTCCCCTTTGCTTTGCGTTGATTTCTTGGTATTATTAGCGTCATCAACTGTGGATAGAATTCCCATTCTAATATGCAAAGTATGTTTATACTGGACACTTCTACGTATCTGATATGATCCATTTACGCTACGGCGTCTTATAAATGATTTTCGTCCACCTAGTTCTACCCATTAACGCCTCAACCTGAATCCAGCCACACCAAGCTTTCAGTATAATCACCTACATCATAATGGCAACAGATATTAACTTCTCTAGCAACCACACCGTCCTACCTTTCACAAAGGCAAAGTTCATAAACACGCGTCATAGATTTTGCTGGGAGACCCCGAACAGATCAGGGCACCGTCAAACGTGGAGATCAATAACTTTGTTCTCACTTCCCCATAAACTCAGTGCTGTCTGGCTCTTACGATGTTTACCTCTTCTACCATGGACAACCCTGGGAGAGCAACCTGTGACCATTCGGGAACTTCTCAAAGCTCTGGCCACACAAGTTTCGCAAAATAAGCTGTTTGAAGGCAGTACATGAGCCAACGTCGGACAACGACTATCAGGCTTTAGTCCTCATCCACAGGACCAAAGCCATAGTTACAACATCAGACCCAGCCCACCATCTGGAATctctattttccttcccccctacactcctcaatctccctccccaacACATCCAAAATCCCCAGACAGAAACTATGGCTTCTTGGATCTCTTCTGGCGGAGATTTTCCCTATTGATTTTCCGCCTAGGTCgtattctccttctccttctgaGCTTTAACGGAGGAATGAacggaggaagaagatgtgaGCGCCGAAACAACCCCGTTGTTGTCGTTTTTCTTGTCATAACCCATGTTGTAGCACGGTTTCCGGCCCTGACATCGTAAGCAAGACCAATGAAAAGCCAAAGATGTCTTGAATTGGTTCGCATCGCCAAAATCCACTTCCTCATGCATTGGCCAATTGGAGGCTGATCGCAACGTCGACGCGTTGTAGGAGGGATGTCTGGGATCGGATATCGTCGGCTTTGGGTTGTCTGATGGGCTTATGTTATCAACATAGTTTGGCAAGTTCTCAACTGATGGGTATGTCCCTTATGTTGATAGGGCCCCTCATGAGGTCCAAATTCAAAGTACTTCAGCTGTGGATGGACTGGGAACTCTACTTTCTATAAAAGCAATGTACATGAGAGCACAGAGATGAATGGATGTATTTGCATGTCCAGGGTCGAGGCATTATCTGTAAGACTCTTGCTAGTCTGTGGCTGTGAGGCATCTATAGGGGCACGGAGGATTGAATGGTGACTTTGGAGGACGTACACTCTGCTGGACTGAGTTTGTATCACAAAGAGGTATATGGGTTGAAATGAAGTCGGAAATAGCATTGGAATGAATGCCATGTAAATGTATATCATAATAACCGTGAATTGATCATTTGGGCTGTTAAACAGTTTACGGATCTTCCAGTTCCTCTAACATAGCATCAATGAACTCCCTCTCTCCTAACAAAAACTTGCGTGTTGACGCAACGTCAAAGTCACGATTTGCCTTCTTATGCTGCCGCATCACCTTCAACTGATGACGCACTCGCTCCTCCAAGTTCTCCAGCCGATACTCCGCATACTGATAGTAAAGAGTACTCTTGGGAGTTGTAGGCAACAGAGGTCTGATAATTGTCTCATCGCGAATAAAGGGCGATTTAAGTCTTAGAGATGTTACCATGCTGATACGTTCCCGGCCGCCAAAGGCCTTCAGAGCTTGATGCTCAATATAACGGCCTTGCATAATGACAGCCGTGCCCTAAATTGCGCCATTAGCTATGGGCCTTTCCAAGCAGAATAAAATCCCTTACCGTGGCAGGTCCACGGAATTTCAAAACTTCGCCTGTGCCTGTCCGAATAACCGTCTCGCCACCAATCATCCCGGCGCAATCTGATAGCATGGTGACGCAGACGAATGCGTAGCTGTCAATGTGCCACCCAAAGGCCGGCTTATTATCTGCATCGCTGTCAGGTTCCCTGGCGGCAGCAGCGTCATCCCGAACTGAGATATTGACATGTCCAATGTCGACATCCATAGCAGGGATTAGCTCGAATCCAGCTATTCGAGAGAGAGTGCTCCCGAAACCGCAGGGCTGTTCCAGGCATCGTAAATAAATGAGGACTTCTTATATGTACATTAGTAAACTTTGTGAGGAGAGAACGAAGGTAACAACGTACTCTGGGCAGTAACCTCGAATCATATTGGTTGCCAGGTCTGAACCAACTTGATACTTCTCCAGTACTGGCCGGCTGAATATCCCGGCTCTCATCTGCCTATTGCCTCTTCGGTGAAAAAGTGTGAATGGCTCCGAGATGGCCGTGGACGTGATGCCTGCGCCTTCCAGTCCGATATCCTTCATCGTGTGATGATCCTGTcagaaaattgaaaattgaCATGCTTTGCTACATCGAATGGTGTCCGGTCCGGGACCTGAGCACCTTCAATGAGAGACTGTGAGAGGGGTTTCCGGGGCTCATGAACTTGTCCTGTTGAGGGTTTGGAGCCACAGCTGGTGCAATTCCAACATCTATCATGCCGGACTGTGCTTGGATTTGGGAAGTGATGAAACGGGGTAGGTAGAACATGCAATCTACTAGGTTAGAATAGTCCAGGGTCCCATTCTcatactttttctttctcctcttgtACTTAGTGTGGTCGAGAAGTTTGCGGAAAAGCCCGCTATCTTCAGCACCGCTGAGCGaggaaagataaaatatCCGTAGATCTTCATAAGGCTCATTGGGTATACAATGCTTCATGGCCAATTTCCCTATCCACTGTCAGGAGCTAGGGTGGGGTCAGAGAGGCTTCAGGGTATAGAAGACGATCGAAAGCAAGATCTGTGAAGAATATCTAACCCagtcttttttccctctcacTGAGGCACGCACGGGCCTGttaaataattttaaaaCGACCTCCAATGGAGCATTTTTTTGCTTAGAACACAGAATCATTCCAGTTTTCCTCACTATTTGAAGGTTGCAGTGGTGAAGAAGGCGTGTATGTAAGCGATGGTGAACTATACAGAGGTGGCGGTTTGTTATGGATTCTCTAGCTCAGATTTCAGTTACCACTGTAAATTCACtcttgaccttttttttttttttttgtcagTTAACTGGAACATCGCATTAGtggtattgtatgtatataatcCGGATGATGAAGTAATCCATTCGCCGAGGGCTCTGATCGTACAATGCTGCTTTTGTCTAGAATAGAATCGCTACATAATAAACACCCGTGGTTCGGGGAGAAGTGCGGGCCAATTTGTATAACTGCTTCGCGCCCATATCTTGTCAAGAAGTTTGAGAGCTTGCTGTAGATTAAGAAACCCATTACGGTGATATTGCTTTTCCAAGAACTGTTTGAAATATAGCCGATGCTCATCCTTCAAGCTCTCTGATGCGGCAATGAACGTGGGCCACACAAGGGAATGTTCCCCTAATGATCCCTCCGGGAACATCACTAGTGTTTCTTTGAATTGCTCTATCTTGTTGGGGTCTAATGTGCCGTGAGGCCCCATTGTTGCGCGCTCTAGGTATATGTCATATGCTTGCTGGCGAAGATATGCATTCAGATAGAAGGTGAGTGCATGGTCAGGGTGGAGGTTGCCGTTGTAGTGCAGGCAGTCGAAGCTCTCTTGGG
This window of the Aspergillus oryzae RIB40 DNA, chromosome 8 genome carries:
- a CDS encoding uncharacterized protein (predicted protein), whose translation is MVVMDDKYNGWRYLILSFALSDKMVMDAVLAVSTFHLSHKSGGTLPVRPDKLYAKAILGLQNRSSLDEYDMLTRQSIFVAIITLLVGVMVNGSSDFPILFHMLQSALDAVGGEGGLGNAHAQESFDCLHYNGNLHPDHALTFYLNAYLRQQAYDIYLERATMGPHGTLDPNKIEQFKETLVMFPEGSLGEHSLVWPTFIAASESLKDEHRLYFKQFLEKQYHRNGFLNLQQALKLLDKIWARSSYTNWPALLPEPRVFIM
- a CDS encoding uncharacterized protein (predicted protein), whose protein sequence is MQGRYIEHQALKAFGGRERISMVTSLRLKSPFIRDETIIRPLLPTTPKSTLYYQYAEYRLENLEERVRHQLKVMRQHKKANRDFDVASTRKFLLGEREFIDAMLEELEDPPAECTSSKVTIQSSVPL
- a CDS encoding uncharacterized protein (predicted protein) is translated as MDGWILRDNTGLKGSAADFARQQLEEDKLPQSEAGRFITKVDCGGGQEAAQYERHLPSCTHLVQAVGFTRDPLPELSVNGRLLDPEFDSVSGGFHDATGRVVPGLHGAGIAFPERVVDPYGNVEHAVGFWKFMKFIKRVSPQWTA
- a CDS encoding uncharacterized protein (predicted protein), which translates into the protein MLPFRFRGLRRRQSNSSNDEPEPPSNMGNQNSTADDSHGPTDSEIFYPEFYDVLKVRYLLRWKIIPEGLPVEIVDLIVDAAEYWPSIEATLDQKRIIHQDRDQVLVRTAPLCYDEKTLGSDSPKVLPHRTVHPCRKIVFSIASHDQGFANSGRGTFDGSYTWFDTEVVPFEKLPTPGDSSVPEQDANGVRFGPDHPLLLPSSHKLQANRTAVRGTQHYHITWHHLDNISADSPEAEEIQHNQGRGRATLDGSQVRNLQIGDTIAVWGRARFGAWSNHVERLSVRVFWAV
- a CDS encoding uncharacterized protein (predicted protein), with the translated sequence MNSQRCAAVVVGAGPAGLAVIGNLLEKQLGGKIAWIDPYFQAGRVNRKYREVPSTRIPSPFSTMAKLDQEKTCHLHHAADMVRALTEGITKMDQVYACRGLRLGPFGSNVRTTSTKLRSLPLDSSCVRDRRRQRCRSRCVDSTSRGWI